A region of the Campylobacter subantarcticus LMG 24377 genome:
TGTTAAAGAATCCTTAGATTGAGCTCCTTGAAAAATCCCTGCCTGAGATAGACCATTGGATGAACTCATGCTAAATGCTTGTTGCATAAAACTCATAGCATAAAGCTCGGTTATGCCTTTTCCGCCTATGCTAGCAAGCTTACTAAGCTTATCCTCATCTATATCTTTTGTGCTATTAGCACTTTTAGTATTGGCATCTTCAAGTTTTGTATTCAAATTAGCCTTCCTATTGCTAACTTGCGACTCTACTGCCACGCGTGAATACGAATTTATTTGCATCCTTGCTCCTTTTTTGTGGGTTTATAAAAATCGTCTAAAAAAAATTAAAATTTACATTAAGAAATTTATAATTACAGCTTAAATATAATGCCAAATATTTATTGTATTTTTAAAATTTGGGTGATATAAATGTTTTTCAAAGATTTTTTCATTATCATTGTTGATCCATATTTTAAAGATATTATAGAAGGTATAGAATCTCTTTATTAAATTTATTTTATCTATAAAATTTTAAATAAAATAATTTTTAATAAGGAAAGCTATGTCGATACATAATTTTTACACTACACTAAATCCTACTACACTTTTTATAAAATACGCTTTGCCAAATATGGCTAGTATGGCTTTTATTTATCTTTATGTGATTATTGATGGAATTTTTGTTGGAAGATATTTAGGTTCAAATGCACTTGCTGCTATGAATTTAATGATGCCTTTTATCATGATAAGCTTTGCTCTAGCTGATATGATAGCCATAGGCTCATCAGTACAAATAGCAATCAATCTAGGAAAAGGAAAAATCGAAAAAGCAAGAGCTATTTTTTCTTTTTGTATAGTTCTTATTTTTGCAATTTCTTGTTTAATGGGAATTTTAGGATTTTTTCTAGCAAAAACATTAAGTGTTTTTATGGGAGCTAATGAGAATATTCAAAGTTTATCTACTGAATATATGCAAATTTTTGCCATTTTTGCTCCCTTTATTATGCTAGCTTTTGCTATGGATAATTATCTTAGGATTTGTGGAAAAACTTTTTATAGCATGATGGTTAATATCATTACTGCTTTGAGTAATATTTTTCTTGATTGGCTTTTTATAGTAGTTTTTGATTGGGGGCTTTTTTCAGCAGCTTTAGCAACTTGTATAGGGATGTTTTTAGGAAGCATTTTAGGGATATTACCTTTTGTTTTTAAAGATTTAACTTTAAAATTTAAAAAACCAATAATTAAACTACAAATACTAAAAAATATACTCTATAATGGCTCATCTGAATTTTTTTCTAATATTTCTAGCTCTTTTTATACCATCTTAGCTAATGCTTTCTTGCTTAAACTTTCTGGAAATACAGCTGTTGCAGCATTTTCTGTGATTTTATATCTTAGTACTTTTGTTTTCATGCTAGTTTTAGCCATGTGCGATGCTATGCAACCAGCCTTAAGCTATAACTATGGACACAAAAATATTACAAGAATTCAAGCTATTTTTAAAAGAATGTTTTTTGCTTCTTGGGGTGTAAGCACAATGGCATTTTTGTTTGTTTATTTATTCAACACTCTTATAGTAGATATTTTTAATAAAGATAACAATCAAGATTTTATCCATATAGCACAAAATGCCTTAATCTTTTTTTCTTTTTCATTTTTATTTTCTTGGTTTGGAAAACTCTGCGCTTCATTTTTCACAGCACTTGACAAACCCTTACTTTCTTTGGGGATTTCTATTGCTCAAAGTCTTATTTTTCCATTTTTATCCTTATTTATACTAACGCAATTTTTAGGAATTAACGGAGTTTGGCTAGCTACTTTAGTGGGGGATATTTGTATGATTTTTATTGCTTCATTTTTAGTATATAAAACTTTTAAAAAACCAAACTCTTAGCTAATTTCAAGCAAGAGTTTAGATCTTGCTCTTTGCATATATATAAATTTTTAAAATTACAAAGTTTTAAAGCCGTGCTTTGGCCTATAACTACAACTTTATCTTCTTTTTCTAATGTAAAAAACTTCAAAAATTGCTCTATGCTTGAAGGAGCACTAAAGATAAAAACACTAGGATGATGTATTTTTAGCTCATCTTTTTTAGGTTCTATAACTATATTTTCATAAACGATTAATTGTTTTAAAAAGATATTTTCTTTTAACAAATACTCATCAAGACCTGAGCTAATTTTTTTAGCTCTTAGATAAAGACATTTTTTATTTTGAAACTCAGATAAAAACTCACTAGCTAAATTTTTACCATAAGTCTTGCTGGGATATTTGACACTTTTAAAACCAAGCTCTTTTGCAAAATCAGCACTTTTTTGACCTACAGCATAAAGTTTAATATCAAAATCAATTTTGCTTTTACTTAACATTAATGCTTTTAGTGCATTCTTAGAGCTAATGATTAAACAATCAAATTCCTTTAAATTCGCTTCAAAATCAAGAAATTTAATTTCATTTAATCTTATAGTCTTAACACCATCGAATTCTTTATCTCCTATAAAATAAATCATTATTTTCCTATAAAAGTTTTATCAAAACTTGATCTTAAATTTAAAGTTGCTATATAAGAATCATTTGCTTGCATTATAGCTCTGACTACCGCAACCCCTTGAATATCACATCCTTGAAGCATATTTAAATTACTTTCACTAATCCCACCAATCGCTACCACAGGCAAAGTGCTAAGGCTTGCTATTTCTCTTAAGCCCTCTACTCCAAGCACAGTGCAATCTTGCTTACTCGGTGTAGCAAAAACAGCCCCTGCCCCAAGATAAGTCGCACCTTGAATATTATCAAGTTCGCTTTTATGATTGATCGTAAGTCCAATGATCTTATCTTCTCCTAAAAGCTCTCTAGCTCTTTTTAATGGCATATCTTTTTGACCTATATGCACTCCTTGTGCATTTACCCCCATAGCAATATCAATTCTGTCATTTATCACCAAAGGAGTGTTGTATTTTTCACACAGCACTTTAACCTTTAAAGCAAGATTGTAAAATTCTAAAGTGCTAAGATCTTTTTCTCTAAGTTGTAAAATATCAATTCTTGCTTTTAAAGAAGCTTCTAAAATATTCAAAAATTCCACTTCGCTTTTGGTGCCCTTGCTTGCAACTAGATAAATTTTAAATGAATTCATATTGTGCCTTATTTTTGATTTTTTCATCGTTTAAATTACTCAACGCATCGATTAAATTTATTCTAAAACTACCGCTTCCGTTTGAATTTTCTTGCGCTAGTTCACTAGCTATACCAAAACTCAACAAAGCATACAAACTCGCTTCAAATTTATCCTCCAAAATTCCAGCAAAAGCACCACATAAAGAACCACACATACAACCCGCACCTGTTATTTTTGCAGCCATAGACGATCCGTTATAAATTTTAGCAATTTTATCTTCACTGATAATATAATCCACCTTGCCAGTTACGGCTAAAATCCTTTTGGTTTTTTTAGCATATTCTCTTGCTTTTTCCAAAAACTCATCATGAATAATAAAAGTATTATCCACGCCCCTTGCTTTTCCATCTAAACCAATTACACTTGCCATTTCAGATGCGTTTGCTTTTATAATGCAAATACCTTTTAAACCAAGTAATTCATAATTAATTTGATCTCTTGCTTTACTTACACCTAAAGCAACCGGATCAAGCACTATACTTTTGTTTAAAGCAGCATATTCCTTAATCGCCTTTAACATGGAATTTGCAATAAGCTGATTAATAGTACCTGTATTTAAAACTAAAGCTGAACTTATCTTAGCAAAATCAGCTTGCTCTTCATAAAAATCCGCCATCGCAGCACTTGCACCAATGGCAATTGTTGCATTAGCGCAATCATTAACACTAACATAGTTTGTGATATGATGAATTAAAGGTTGCTTTTCTCTTAATGTTTGAATGATCATTTTATTCCTTTTCTAACATAAAAAAATGATTCGTTGGGCCACAACCCTTACCAAGTGATAATGAATGCAAAATTGCCCCATATATATATTCTTTAGCAAGTTTTACAGCTTCATGCTTTGTCTTACCTAAAGCAAGATTGCTAGCTATTGCTGAACTTAATGTACACCCTGTGCCATGTGTATTTTTTGTATCAATCTTTTCAGCTTTAAAAATATTAAACACCTCTCCATCATAAAAAACATCATTAGTGTTTTCTTTACTATGCCCACCTTTAATTAAAACACTTTTTGCACCTTCTTGGTGTAATTTTATAGCTGCTTTTTTCATATCATCTTCATTGTGAATTTTAAAGCCACATAAAAACTCAGCTTCAGGAATATTTGGAGTAAGCACATCCGCTAAAGGTAAAATCTCTTCTTTAAAGAATTGACAATTTTCCAAAGGCATTAACGCATAGCCATTTTTAGCAAACATAACAGGATCAATCACTACATTTTTAGCTTGAAAATGCAATAAATTTTCTTTCACGCAAGTGATGATTTCTTTGGAGCCGAGCATACCGACTTTCACAGCCATTGGTTCTATATCTTCATATACAGCTAGCATTTGTTCATTGATAATTGAAATGGGTATATCAAAAGATGAAATAACTCTTGCGGTATTTTCAGCTACCACACTTAAAATCACACTCATACCAAACAAATGGTGTGCACTAAAAGTTTTTAGATCAGCTTGCACTCCTGCTCCACCGCTACAATCACTTCCGGCTATCGTCAAAATAGGAATTTTAGTTTTAGTTTTTGCTTGTATCATTATTTATCCTTTTTTACTAAAAAGGAAAGTTTTTGCAAGAATTCAAAGTTTGCATTACCAAACTTCTCAAGGGTCGAAGTTAAACTTCCTCTCAGCAAAAGCTCCCCGCTTGTTAAAAATTATATCTTAGTTTTTATTAACCTTAAAAAACATTTTTAATTACTGCTATAATTTTAATAAAACTACACATTTTTTGAGGAAAAATTATGACTAAAATTATTTTTGTATGTTTAGGAAATATTTGTCGCTCCCCTATGGCTGAGTTTATTATGAAAGATCTTGTCAATAAAGCTAATTTAAATGATCGTTTTAGTATATGCAGTGCAGGAACTTCAGGTTATCACGATGGAGAAGATATGCATCATCAAACCAAAGCATTACTTCATAGTAAAAATATTAGCACTAAAGGATTTTACAGCCAAAAACTGAATTTGAAAATGTGCGAAGATAATGATCTAATTATTGTAATGGATAATTCTAATTATAATGATGTAGTTAAAAATTTTCCAGATTGTAAACATAAAATCCAAAAAATCACTTCTTATGCAAAAGATTTAGAGTATAATGAAGTGCCTGATCCTTGGTACAGCGGAGATTTTAACGAAACTTATATGATACTTTCTAAAGCTTGTGATGGTTTACTTTACTTTTTATATAAATAAATATTATTTATATAAAATTTATAATATATTTTAATTTTATGATATATAATTAATTTAAACTATTAATTTTATCAAAAAAAGGAGTTTATTTTAATGAAAAGTATTAAAATTAAAATTTCACTAATTGCAAACATTATTGCCATAGTGTGTCTAATAATACTTGGTGTTATTAGTTTTATTTTTACAAAGAAGGCCTTGAACCATGAAGTAGTAAAAGCTGAAACTAATTATGTAAAAACTGCAGAAAAATCAATGAGAGATTTTAAAAATTCAAATATACATTCTTTGGAAAAACTTTCTCAAGCTATCTTGAAATTTCCATATAGCGAGCTTAATACTCAAGAAAAACTTATGGATAATACAGGTAATTTACTAAAAACGATTAGAGATATGAATAATTATTTAGCTGTTTATATAGCTCAACCAAACGGCGAATTGATAGTAAGCGATCCAGATACTGATAGCAAGGGTTTAGATTATGGGATTTATGGAAAAGCAGATAATTACGATGCTACTACAAGAGAATTTTACATAGAATCTAGAAAGAAAAATGGATTATATATCACTGCGTCCTATATCGATGTAACAACAGGATTACCATGTTTTACCTACTCTATGCCATTAGTCAAAGATGGTAAATTCATAGGTATTTTGGCTATTGATGTTTTAGTAAAAGATTTGCAAAACAAATTTAACGAATTGCCAGGAAGAACTTTTGTATTTGACAAAGCTTATACCGTATTTGCATCAACTGATAAATCTTTAATTAGCGATAAACAAAATCCGGATATTATTACAGTTGCAAAGGCCTATGAAAAAGTTGGTAATTATAATATTTTTAACTACACTACAAAAAATGGTAATAGTAGGTTTGGTATTTGTGTTAATGTTGATGGTTATACAACTTGTGCGGGTGAAAATATAGAGGTTATTGAAACCCCAGCTTTAAAAATAGCTTATATTCAAACTACCATTGTTATTTTTACAAGCATAGCTAGTATCATTTTACTTTATTTCATCATCTCTTATTATCTATCACCTTTACAAGCAATCCAAAAAGGCATCAACTCCTTATTTGATTTTATCAATCATAAAACCAAAGATTCAGCTATGATTGATGTAAAAAGTAATGATGAACTTGGTGCTATGGCTAAAGCCATTAATGAAAACATCACTAAGACTAAAAATGCATTAGAACAAGATGCTAAAGCTGTAGAACAATCAGTAGATACAGCTAAAGAAATAGAAAGTGGCAATTTAATGGTGAGAATTACTGCAAATCCTGCTAATCCTCAACTTATAGAATTAAAAAATGTTTTAAATGATATGCTAAGCGTATTAGAACAAAAAGTAGGTTCTAATATGAATGAAATTAATAGAGTGTTTGATAGCTATAAAGCATTAGACTTTACCACTGAAGTTAAAAATGCTAAAGGCGGGGTTGAAGTAACTACAAATGTATTAGGTCAAGAAATTGTAGCTATGTTAAGACAATCCTCTGAATTTGCTTCTTTATTAGCAGATGAAAGTGGTAAATTACAAAGTGCAGTTAAAGACTTAACTGATTCTTCATCCTCTCAAGCTTCTTCTTTAGAAGAAACAGCAGCAGCGCTAGAAGAGATTACTTCTTCCATGCAAAATGTTTCGCATAAAACTAGTGAAGTAATTGCTCAAAGTGAAGAGATTAAAAATGTTACTTCTATTATTGGAGATATTGCAGATCAAATTAACCTACTTGCATTAAATGCTGCTATTGAAGCTGCAAGAGCTGGTGAGCATGGTAGAGGATTTGCTGTTGTTGCAGATGAAGTTAGAAATCTAGCTGAAAGAACTCAAAAGTCTTTGGGTGAGATTGAAGCTAATACTAATATCTTAGTTCAATCTATCAATGAAATGGGTGAAAGTATTAAAGAACAAACTACAGGTATTACTCAAATTAATGATGCAGTAGCTCAAATTGATCATGTAACTCAAGAAAATCTTAAAATAGCTAAAGATAGTGCAGTAATTTCTGATAATGTTAATAAGATAGCTAATGATATTTTAGAAGATGCTAGGAAGAAAAAATTTTAATTGATTGTTAGCAAGCCAACCCTTTAAGGGTTTGGCTTTTATTTTATATAAGTACTTAAACAAACCCCATCTACACTTAAGTCATAAGCATTTTTAAGGTTGTTTTCTAATTTATCCAATATTAATAAAATTTTAGAATCAAACATATAAAACTCAGCCATTTTTGAAGCTATTTTTGCAAGTGCTTGATCATTGATTAAAATATATTTAGCGCCCAAAGCATTAGAAAGCAAAACTTCTTCTTCATTTTTTACAAAAACAGCAAAATCGCATTTTTTTTCTTGCGCCAATTGGATTATTTTTTCATCATAATCAAAGCAATTCACAACCGTTTGATTTATCTCACCTTTAAAGCGTTTCATTTTTTCCATACTAATTAATGGGTGGCCAAAAATTAACATTTTTTTCCTTTAAGTATTCTTCAAAAGACAATAGTTTCTAAAACCTTGATTAAAAATCTGATACGTTTTTAAACCTTGCAATTCATCATAAATTTCACTACCTTTATAAAGCAAAAACAATGTTTTATCATCATAAAAACCACTTGCGATATTGATCAAAGGTTTCACATCCATCAAGGCTCTTGATGTGATCAAATCCACTCTAAAAGAAGAATGATTTTGTAATTTATCTTTGATAATATTCACATGATTTAAACCTAGTTCTGTTTTCACTACCCTTAAAAACGATGCTTTTTTAGGATTAGGCTCAAAAAGAAAAAATTCACTCTCTAAAAATATACAAGCTAAAAAAATAGCAGGAAACCCAGCCCCACTTCCCACATCAATGATTTTTTTTCTATTATTCAAATCGTGAAAATCTAAAATTTTCACACTATCAATGATATTTTCATCAATATTTTTAAAATGCATCAAATTATGTACAGCATTAAATTTTTCTAATAATTCTTTATATAGTGTGATTTTTTGAAAAAAATCATCTTTATGAGAAAAATTTTGTAAAAAATTTAATTGTTCTTCATATTGCTTCAATTTAAATGCCCCATTTGTGTATGTTTGATTTCTAAATAATCTTTATTAAAGCGATTTGCCTCTATTAAAATAGGCACTCTTAAATGTATCTTATCTTTTAATGATTCAAGTTTTTGGGGGTTATTTGTTAAAAGATTAATTTTACTAATACCGTAATACTTTAAAATAAATTCTACTATCTCATAACTACGCTCATCTGCCTTAAAACCCAACTGATGATTTGCTTCTATAGTATTAAAACCTTTATCTTGCAAAGCATAAGCATTGATTTTATTAAAAAGACCTATGCCTCTTCCTTCTTGTCTTAGATATATCACCATTCCACCGTGTTCTTGGATATAATTTAACGAGAATTCAAGTTGCTCCCCACAATCACATTTTAAACTACTTAAAACATCTCCCGTAAGACACTCTGAGTGAATTCTAACATTTACTTCCTTTTGAAATTCTCCTTTAAAAATACATAAATGCTCTTTATCTTCTTCTTTAAAACTTTGTATATAAAACTCCCCAAAACGCGTAGGAAGTTTTGCTATTTCAGAAATTTGAATCGTCATTATTTTACTTTACCTTTTTTATAAAAAATATGCTAGAATTTATGGAATTTTAACAAACAAAAAGGAAATTTATGTTTAAACGCTTTAGAAGATTAAGGCTAAATGAGAATATAAGAAGTTTAATAAAAGAAAATACTTTAAATTTAGATGATTTAATCTACCCTCTTTTTGTTGTAAATGGTACCAATATTAAAAATGAAATTGCATCTATGCCGGGCGTATTTCAAATGAGCTTGGATGAAATTTTAAAAGAATGTGAAGAGCTGATTAATCTTGGTATTAAAGCGATTATTTTATTTGGCGTGTTAGAAAGTTCTAAAAAAGATAGTTGTGGTAGTGATGCATTAAGCAATGATGGTTTGATTGCTACAAGTTTAAGAGCTATTAAGACAAAATTTCCTAATTTAGTGGTAATTACTGATCTTTGTTTTTGTGAATATACCGATCATGGTCATTGTGGTATCATAGATCCAAAAAGCAAAAGCGTAGATAATGATTTAACTTTAGAAATTTCAGCTAAACAAGCTCTAATTCATGCAAAAAACGGAACAGATATGATAGCACCAAGTGGCATGATGGATGGGATTATTCAAACCTTAAGAAAAACTCTAGATGAAAATAGTTTTGAAAATCTTCCTATCATGGCTTATTCAACCAAATTTGCTTCAGCTTACTATGGTCCTTTTAGAGATGTAGCAGATTCTGCTCCAAGTTATGGAGATAGAAAAACTTATCAAATGGATTTTGCTAATGGCAAAGAAGCTTTGTGCGAAAGCTTAGAAGATGAAAAACAAGGTGCTGATATTTTGATGGTAAAACCTGCACTGGCTTATTTAGATGTGATTAAAGACATTGTAAATCACTCTAAACTTCCACTTTGCGTATATAATGTAAGCGGTGAATATGCCTTATTAAAAGCAGGTCAAAAAGCTGGTGTGATTGATTATGAAAAAATAGTCCTTGAAACCATGCTTGCTTTTAAAAGAGCTGGAGCCAAACTTATCATAACTTACCATGCAAAAGAGATCGCGCAATTATTAAATCACAAGGAGTAAGATTGAATAGTCTAGATAAAAAAAGCTCCGAAGATATCATCAATGAGCTTTCTAATTACTTAGGTATAGAAAAACATAATCAAACTATATTTCATCTCACCCATATTAATGAAAAAGAAAAAAAACTCAGTTTAAAAAACGGTCATGAACTAGCACATGAACCATGGTTTATTGTAGATAAAAACGACGAAGTAAAAACGATGTTTTCTGTAAAAACTTTAATCGAATTTTTGCAAAATGCAAAAGAAATACAAAAAAATAACTTTGAACTGAAATTAGAGAAAGCCATTTATCAACAAATTCCAATTGATTTTAATGATGTATGGACAGTTGCAATGGATGAAATAAAGCATCAAGTCGCTAAGGGCATAAAAGAAGTAAATATTGACTTAGATCAGCTTGTTAGTAACATTCACATTCAACATCCAAATTTATTTATTGACATGAAAAAAATGATAGAAAAGGTAAAACCCAATGAAAGATTATAAAAGCTTTGTCAAATACTCCAAAGCAGGACCAAGATATACTTCTTATCCTACTGCGGTAGAATTTAACACTCAGTTTAAATATGAAGATTATATTGAAATTTTCAAACAACAAAAAGCACAATTATCTTTATATTTTCATTTGCCTTTTTGCAGAAGTGCATGTTATTTTTGTGGTTGTAATGTAATCTATACCGCTAAAGAAGAAAGCAAAGAAAGATATTTAGGTTATCTTTTTAAAGAACTCGAACTCTTAGCTAACATCATCAACACTCAAAGAGAAGTCACACAAATGCATTTTGGTGGTGGCACCCCTACATTTTTTTCTGCTAAGCAACTTGAAAGTTTGATTTTAAAAATCAAAAGTATTTTTCCAAATTTTACTCAAGATAGCGAAATAAGCTGTGAAATTGATCCAAGGTTTTTAAATGAAGAACAAGCCGATGTTTTAATCCAAAATGGATTTAATCGCATTAGCTTTGGCGTACAAGATTTCGATGAAAAAGTACAAAAAGAAATTCATAGAATTCAGCCTTTTGAGCTTACCAAAAACGCAGTAGATATGGTTAGAAAAAAAGGCATTAGCTCGGTAAATATGGATTTGATCTATGGTTTGCCATATCAAAGCTTAGAAAGCTTTAAACAAACTTTGGAAAAAGCATTGCTAATCAATCCTGATCGCTTTGCTATTTTTAACTATGCACATGTACCATGGCTTAAAAAAAATATGAGAAAATTTGATGAAAACACCCTACCTAGTCCTGACATAAAACTTCAAATTTTAGAATACTGTGAAAATTTTTTAACCCACAACGGTTACAAAATGATAGGAATGGATCATTTTGCAAAACCAGAAGATGAACTTTTTAAAGCGTTAGAAAATGGCAGTCTACATAGAAATTTTCAAGGCTATACTACTAAAGGTGGAACAGATTTAATTGGCATTGGTTTGACAAGTATTGGTGAGGGAAAAAGACACTATATGCAAAATTTCAAAGATATGCCAAGCTATGAAAAGGCCATTGATGAGGGCAAATTGCCTTGTGAAAAAGGCATTATGCTAGATGATGATGATGAACTAAGAAAAGCCGTGATTATGGAACTTATGAGTAATTTCTCGCTTAACATTGAAAAAATAGAGCAAAGATTTAAGATTGACTTTTTTGAATACTTTCAACAAGATCTAGAAGAATTAAGCAAATTAAATGAATTTATGACTATTGATAAAAACCATATCAAAGTCAATGAAACAGGAGTACTTTTGATCCGTAATATTGCAATGTGTTTTGATAAATATCTCAAACGCATTAGTGAAGATAAAAAAGTATTTTCCAAGACGGTTTAATATGTTAAACGTTGATGAAATCACAAACGCATGTGTAAAATGTGGCAAATGCATACCAACATGTACCATACATGAGATAAATCGCGATGAGAGTACTTCTCCTCGTGGCTTTTTAGATCTCATAAGTGCTTATAAAAACCAAGAATTAGAACTTGATCGTGATCTTAAAACAATTTTTGAATCATGTTTTTTATGCACCAATTGCGTTGAAGCTTGCCCAAGCCACTTAAGAGTTGATAGCGCTATTGAAAAAACTCGCTATGATATAGCACAAAAATTTGGCATTGCATGGTATAAAAAACTTGCCTTTTTCTTTTTAAGATATAGACAAGTGTTAAATATTTTAGCAAGATTGGGCTATGTTTTTCAAAGTTGCGCATTTAGCACTAAAAATAACAACCAAGGTATGAAAGCAAAATTAAACTTACCTTTAATCAAAAAAGGACGCTTGCTTCCATCTTTGAGTAAAAAAAGTTTTTTAAGCTCTAACCCTGATTTTATTAATAATCAAGGGGAAAAATCTATAGGGATTTTTATAGGGTGCTTGTCTAATTATTCTTATACAAGTACTGGATTTGCTTTGCTTGAAATTTGCAAGCATCTTAAGATCAATGTAGATTTATTAAAAGAACAATCATGTTGTGGAGCTCCTCACTACTTTACAGGAGATTTTAAAAGCGTAGAACATCTAGCTAAAAAAAATATTGTATATTTTGAAGAAAAACTCAAAACACTTGATTATATCATCATCCCTGAAGCAACCTGCTCTGCAATGATCAATATAGACTATGAACATTTTTTTCATATGCAAGGTGATCAAGAATGGACAATAAGAGCAAAAAACATCTCCCATAAAATACTTCTTACGACTAAGTATTTATACGAGCATACGAATTTAGAACAACTTTTAAAAACTAAAAACAAAGCCAATATCAGTATCAGCTATCATGATCCTTGTCATGCAAAAAAAATGCAAGGAATTTACAAAGAACCAAGAAATCTATTAAAACAAAACTATCAT
Encoded here:
- the hemN gene encoding oxygen-independent coproporphyrinogen III oxidase, translated to MKDYKSFVKYSKAGPRYTSYPTAVEFNTQFKYEDYIEIFKQQKAQLSLYFHLPFCRSACYFCGCNVIYTAKEESKERYLGYLFKELELLANIINTQREVTQMHFGGGTPTFFSAKQLESLILKIKSIFPNFTQDSEISCEIDPRFLNEEQADVLIQNGFNRISFGVQDFDEKVQKEIHRIQPFELTKNAVDMVRKKGISSVNMDLIYGLPYQSLESFKQTLEKALLINPDRFAIFNYAHVPWLKKNMRKFDENTLPSPDIKLQILEYCENFLTHNGYKMIGMDHFAKPEDELFKALENGSLHRNFQGYTTKGGTDLIGIGLTSIGEGKRHYMQNFKDMPSYEKAIDEGKLPCEKGIMLDDDDELRKAVIMELMSNFSLNIEKIEQRFKIDFFEYFQQDLEELSKLNEFMTIDKNHIKVNETGVLLIRNIAMCFDKYLKRISEDKKVFSKTV
- a CDS encoding anaerobic glycerol-3-phosphate dehydrogenase encodes the protein MLNVDEITNACVKCGKCIPTCTIHEINRDESTSPRGFLDLISAYKNQELELDRDLKTIFESCFLCTNCVEACPSHLRVDSAIEKTRYDIAQKFGIAWYKKLAFFFLRYRQVLNILARLGYVFQSCAFSTKNNNQGMKAKLNLPLIKKGRLLPSLSKKSFLSSNPDFINNQGEKSIGIFIGCLSNYSYTSTGFALLEICKHLKINVDLLKEQSCCGAPHYFTGDFKSVEHLAKKNIVYFEEKLKTLDYIIIPEATCSAMINIDYEHFFHMQGDQEWTIRAKNISHKILLTTKYLYEHTNLEQLLKTKNKANISISYHDPCHAKKMQGIYKEPRNLLKQNYHFKELIASNECCGFGGVSMQTDHYEKVLKVGMKKAHNIQKTDVQIISAECSACRMQISNALEHEKVSTKFSHPLELIAKILQD